The following proteins come from a genomic window of Paenibacillus spongiae:
- a CDS encoding response regulator transcription factor gives MNSNYRIAIVDDDQHIRNLVEVYLKKENYQTIGLESAEEAWELWTSHPPDLWVLDIMLPGIDGYELCRRIRNEEDVPIIMISAKDTEVDKILGLELGSDDYLVKPFSPRELVARIKRQLQRWYKYSRTEDSAPNASAKIEAGHLQLMPEERRIFWQGEEVDMTSKEFAMLHVFALNPNRAFTRADLLTLVWGDDYVGSDRAVDHLIKRIRKKIEHLPIESVWGHGYRMRTDGSVQS, from the coding sequence GTGAACAGCAATTATCGAATCGCCATTGTGGACGATGATCAACATATACGGAATCTGGTTGAAGTTTATTTGAAGAAGGAAAACTATCAAACGATTGGCCTCGAGAGTGCCGAGGAAGCATGGGAGTTATGGACAAGCCATCCTCCCGACCTATGGGTGCTGGATATTATGCTGCCGGGCATAGACGGCTATGAGTTATGCAGACGGATACGGAATGAAGAGGACGTCCCCATTATTATGATTTCGGCTAAGGACACCGAGGTGGATAAAATATTGGGTCTGGAGCTGGGAAGCGACGATTATTTAGTCAAACCTTTCAGTCCGCGCGAGCTGGTGGCCCGCATCAAGCGCCAGCTTCAGCGATGGTATAAATATAGCCGTACGGAGGATAGCGCTCCGAACGCTTCCGCCAAAATTGAAGCGGGCCATCTTCAATTGATGCCGGAGGAGCGGCGCATCTTCTGGCAGGGCGAGGAAGTGGACATGACGAGCAAGGAATTCGCCATGCTCCACGTTTTTGCCTTGAATCCGAATCGCGCTTTTACGAGAGCAGATTTGCTGACGCTTGTCTGGGGCGACGATTATGTCGGGAGCGATCGTGCCGTCGATCATCTCATTAAACGGATACGCAAAAAAATCGAGCATTTACCCATTGAGTCGGTATGGGGACATGGCTATCGAATGAGAACGGATGGGAGTGTTCAATCATGA
- a CDS encoding sensor histidine kinase has protein sequence MKLVHQMNLAFGIALVIVLSITAVLIHYVLLDHFMGAQMADLKMMGNTMSATLKASSGPATYEKLPVIASIDSSVNSSTAAIISDTQGNIVEGPLSFTSRPIAPSLKESESFSNLQQIWDGTDERFLVEVNAIPQGTLTLLTPISKIKEIEQALLGRLLLVFCVGGVLMLVLSQLITGKLIKPLMKLKEELAKVKGRKFAKVNLVKAGGEIGSVARTVYEMAGELNRFNRAQKQFFQNASHELKTPLMSIAGYTEGIRDGVFDEEGIRKGLDIILSESGRLSKIVTEMTLLAKLDSEEDVYKPELVCLNELLTEAVERLNPVLVKKNIILHPFFSEQKRMMIHADRDKLLQALLNVVANAIRHANKHIYIYAAMNKGRIEISVSDDGSGIPDDLLPYLFHRFVKGKEGESGLGLAISRAIVERCGGMITANNRKEGGAVFSLGFPLAAAA, from the coding sequence ATGAAGCTCGTTCACCAAATGAATCTGGCTTTCGGTATCGCGCTCGTGATCGTCTTATCCATAACGGCGGTCTTGATTCACTATGTATTATTAGACCATTTCATGGGGGCACAGATGGCGGATTTGAAGATGATGGGGAATACGATGAGCGCTACCCTGAAGGCGTCTTCCGGACCCGCAACTTACGAGAAGCTGCCTGTTATCGCTTCGATAGATTCGTCTGTCAACTCTAGCACGGCAGCCATTATTAGTGATACGCAAGGCAATATTGTGGAAGGCCCGCTATCGTTCACATCAAGACCGATCGCGCCTAGCTTGAAGGAATCGGAGTCGTTCTCTAATTTGCAGCAAATATGGGATGGGACGGATGAACGGTTTCTAGTCGAAGTAAACGCCATACCTCAAGGAACATTGACGCTCCTTACCCCAATCAGCAAAATCAAAGAAATCGAGCAGGCGCTGCTTGGAAGACTGCTCCTTGTATTTTGCGTTGGGGGCGTGCTCATGCTGGTCCTCAGCCAGTTGATTACCGGAAAACTAATCAAGCCGCTTATGAAATTGAAAGAGGAATTAGCGAAAGTGAAGGGGCGCAAATTCGCGAAGGTGAATCTGGTGAAAGCAGGAGGTGAGATCGGCTCCGTTGCTCGGACGGTATACGAAATGGCCGGGGAATTGAATCGATTTAACCGTGCGCAGAAGCAATTTTTCCAGAATGCGTCCCATGAACTGAAAACGCCGCTTATGTCCATTGCAGGATATACGGAGGGAATACGAGATGGCGTATTTGACGAAGAGGGTATCCGTAAAGGCTTGGACATTATTCTCAGCGAAAGCGGCCGACTAAGTAAAATCGTCACGGAGATGACGCTATTAGCCAAGCTGGACAGCGAGGAGGATGTGTACAAGCCCGAGTTGGTATGTTTGAATGAACTGTTGACGGAGGCCGTTGAACGGCTTAATCCTGTACTTGTCAAAAAGAATATCATCCTGCACCCCTTCTTCAGTGAACAGAAGAGAATGATGATTCACGCTGACCGGGACAAGCTGCTGCAAGCGCTGCTCAATGTGGTCGCCAATGCCATTCGGCATGCCAATAAACATATTTATATATACGCCGCCATGAACAAAGGCCGCATCGAAATATCGGTGTCCGATGATGGCAGCGGCATACCGGACGACCTTCTTCCGTATTTGTTTCACCGCTTCGTGAAGGGGAAGGAGGGCGAATCAGGACTGGGACTCGCCATTTCGCGCGCCATTGTGGAGCGATGCGGGGGGATGATTACGGCTAATAACCGCAAGGAGGGAGGGGCGGTATTCTCTCTTGGATTTCCATTAGCCGCAGCGGCTTAG